In Excalfactoria chinensis isolate bCotChi1 chromosome 20, bCotChi1.hap2, whole genome shotgun sequence, a genomic segment contains:
- the USP48 gene encoding ubiquitin carboxyl-terminal hydrolase 48 isoform X1, with translation MAPRLQLEKAAWRWTETVPPEAVTQEHIEAAYRVGLEPCQRGACRRNCRGNPNCLVGIGEHVWLGEIDENSFHNIDDPNCERRKKNAFVGLTNLGATCYVNTFLQMWFLNLELRQALYLCSSSEHAARESIPKDKDYEPQTICEHLQYLFALLQNSKRRYIDPSGFVKALGLDTGQQQDAQEFSKLFMSLLEDTLSKQKNPDVRNIVQKQFCGEYAYVTVCNQCGRESKLVSKFYELELNIQGHKQLTDCITEFLKEEKLEGDNRYFCETCQSKQNATRKIRLLSLPCTLNLQLMRFVFDRQTGHKKKLNTYIGFSELLDMEPFMEQKNGVYVYELSAVLIHRGVSAYSGHYIAHVKDPQTGEWYKFNDEDIEKMEGKKLQLGIEEDLAEPSKSQTRKPKCGKGTHCSRNAYMLVYRLQTREKSLTVEVPAFLQELVERDNCKFEEWCNEMAEMRKQSVARGKIKHEEVKELYQRLPAEAGSPYDFISLEWLQKWLDESTPPKPIDNTACLCSHGKLHPDKICIMKRISEYVADFFYRRYGGGPRLNVKALCKDCVVERCRILRLKNQLNEDYKTVTNLLKITVKGSDGFWVGKASLRSWRQLALEQLNEQDEDAEHSNGKLNGNTPNKDEANEEKREEEEELNFNEDIVCPHGDLCISENERRVVSKEAWKKLKQYFPKAPEFPNNKECCSQCKILEREGEENEALHKMMASEQKTSLQNLFHDKCRPCLGSWPQETDELYIVSQFFVEEWRKFVRRPMRCSPVSSLGNSALLCPHGGLMFTYASMTKEDSKLIALIWPSEWERIQKLFVVDHVIKITRTQAAGDPESVLYSSEPQLCPECREGLLCQQQRDLREYTQATIYIHKVVDNKKVMKDAAPELNVSSSEAEEEREENKPEGEQDPDFNQSNGGAKRQKLSHQSYISYQKQGIRRSTRHRKVRGEKALLVSANQTLKELKIQIMHAFSVAPFDQNLSIDGKILSDDTATLGSLGIIPESVILLKADEPIADYAAMDDVMQVCMPEEGFKGTGLLGH, from the exons ATGGCGCCGCGGCTGCAGTTGGAGAAGGCGGCCTGGCGCTGGACCGAGACGGTGCCGCCCGAGGCCGTGACGCAGGAGCACATCGAGGCGGCCTACCGTGTCGGGCTGGAGCCCTGCCAGCGCGGCGCCTGCCG GAGGAACTGCCGGGGGAACCCCAACTGCCTGGTGGGCATCGGGGAGCACGTCTGGCTGGGCGAGATCGACGAGAACAGCTTCCACAACATTGATGATCCCAACTGTGAGCGCCGCAAGAAG AACGCATTTGTGGGCTTAACGAACCTCGGCGCCACGTGCTACGTGAACACTTTCTTGCAGATGTGGTTTCTTAATCTAGAGCTCCGGCAAGCCCTCTATTTATGTTCCAGCAGCGAGCATGCGGCCAGGGAGAGCATCCCCAAAGACAAAG actaTGAGCCTCAGACCATTTGTGAGCATCTCCAGTACTTGTTTGccttgctgcagaacagcaaaaggCGATACATCGATCCCTCTGGGTTTGTCAAAGCGCTGGGCTTGGATACAGGCCAGCAGCAG GATGCCCAGGAGTTTTCCAAGCTGTTCATGTCACTGCTGGAAGATACTTtatccaaacaaaaaaatccagatgTTCGAAACATCGTTCAGAAGCAGTTCTGTGGGGAGTACGCCTATGTCACAGT TTGCAACCAGTGCGGTAGGGAGTCCAAACTCGTGTCTAAGTTTTATGAGCTGGAGTTAAATATCCAAGGGCACAAGCAGCTGACAGACTGCATAACAGAGTTTCTCAAG gaagaaaaattagaagGGGACAATCGTTATTTTTGCGAAACTTGTCAGAGTAAGCAGAATGCCACAAGGAAGATCAGGCTGCTAAGTCTTCCATGCACACTCAACTTGCAGCTGATGCGTTTCGTGTTTGACAG ACAAACCGGCCATAAGAAAAAGCTGAACACCTACATTGGCTTCTCCGAGCTGCTTGACATGGAACCTTTTATGGAACAAAAAA atgGTGTCTATGTGTATGAACTGAGTGCTGTGCTCATACACCGAGGTGTGAGCGCATACTCGGGGCACTACATTGCCCACGTGAAGGACCCACAGACAGGAGAGTGGTACAAATTCAATGATGAAGACATTGAGAAGATGGAGgggaagaaactgcagctgGGGATTGAGGAAGATCTAG CGGAGCCTTCAAAATCTCAGACCCGTAAACCTAAATGTGGGAAAGGGACTCACTGCTCACGCAACGCCTACATGCTGGTGTACAGGCTGCAGACCCGGGAGAAGTCACTGACAGTGGAAGTACCAG ctttcctgcaggagctggtggAGCGCGATAACTGCAAGTTTGAGGAGTGGTGCAATGAAATGGCCGAGATGCGCAAACAGAGCGTGGCCAGGGGCAAAATCAAGCACGAAGAGGTGAAGGAGCTCTACCAAAGGTTACCTGCTGAAGCTG gTTCCCCGTACGACTTCATCTCTCTTGAATGGTTGCAGAAGTGGCTGGATGAGTCCACCCCTCCCAAACCCATAGACAACACAGCCTGCCTGTGCTCGCACGGGAAGCTGCATCCAGACAAGATATGCATAATGAAGAGGATATCGGAGTACGTGGCTGACTTCTTCTACAGGAGATACGGCGGGGGACCCAGGCTGAACG TCAAAGCACTTTGCAAGGACTGTGTGGTAGAAAGATGTCGAATCCTGCGTCTGAAAAACCAGCTAAACGAAGACTACAAAACCGTAACCAACTTGCTGAAGATAACAGTCAAGGG GAGTGATGggttttgggttggaaaggcGTCCTTGCGGAGCTGGCGTCAGTTGGCTCTGGAGCAATTAAATGAGCAAGACGAAGACGCAGAGCACAGCAATGGGAAACTGAATGGAAACACACCAAACAAAG atgaAGCGAACgaggagaagagagaggaggaagaagagttAAATTTTAATGAGGACATTGTTTGCCCACATG GTGACCTGTGCATATCCGAGAACGAGAGGAGGGTGGTGTCAAAGGAAGCCTGGAAGAAGCTCAAGCAGTATTTCCCAAAGGCCCCCGAGTTCCCAAATAACAAGGAGTGCTGTTCCCAATGCAAG ATTTTGGAGCGCGAAGGAGAAGAAAACGAAGCTCTGCACAAGATGATGGCCAGTGAGCAGAAGACGTCCCTACAGAACTTGTTCCATGACAAATGCCGGCCTTGCCTGGGCAGCTGGCCACAG GAGACAGATGAGCTGTATATCGTCTCACAGTTCTTTGTAGAAGAGTGGAGGAAATTTGTCAG GAGGCCGATGCGGTGCAGCCCCGTTTCCTCCCTGGGGAACAGcgctctgctctgcccccacGGGGGCCTCATGTTCACCTATGCTTCCATGACCAAAGAAGACTCCAAGCT TATAGCTCTAATATGGCCCAGCGAGTGGGAGAGGATTCAGAAACTCTTTGTGGTGGATCACGTCATCAAAATCACCCGCACGCAAGCTGCTGGGGATCCGGAGAGTGTGCTGTACAGCTCCGAGCCCC AACTCTGTCCAGAGTGCAGAGAAGGGCTGTTATGCCAACAGCAGCGGGACTTGCGTGAGTACACCCAAGCAACCATCTACATCCATAAAGTGGTGGATAATAAAAAG GTAATGAAGGACGCTGCTCCAGAGCTGAACGTGAGCAGCTCAgaagctgaagaggaaagggaggaaaacaagCCAGAGGGGGAGCAAGACCCAGATTTTAACCAG AGCAATGGTGGTGCGAAACGCCAGAAGCTTTCACACCAGAGCTACATCTCCTACCAGAAGCAAGGCATCCGGCGGAGCACCCGGCACCGGAAGGTCAGAGGAGAGAAAGCACTGCTTGTTTCTGCTAACCAGACATTGAAAGAGCTGAAAATACAG ATCATGCATGCATTTTCAGTTGCTCCCTTCGACCAGAACTTGTCCATTGATGGGAAGATCCTGAGTGACGACACGGCGACGCTCGGCAGCCTGGGCATCATCCCTGAGTCTGTCATCCTGCTCAAG gcTGATGAGCCAATTGCAGATTATGCAGCGATGGACGACGTGATGCAAG
- the USP48 gene encoding ubiquitin carboxyl-terminal hydrolase 48 isoform X2, with amino-acid sequence MAPRLQLEKAAWRWTETVPPEAVTQEHIEAAYRVGLEPCQRGACRRNCRGNPNCLVGIGEHVWLGEIDENSFHNIDDPNCERRKKNAFVGLTNLGATCYVNTFLQMWFLNLELRQALYLCSSSEHAARESIPKDKDYEPQTICEHLQYLFALLQNSKRRYIDPSGFVKALGLDTGQQQDAQEFSKLFMSLLEDTLSKQKNPDVRNIVQKQFCGEYAYVTVCNQCGRESKLVSKFYELELNIQGHKQLTDCITEFLKEEKLEGDNRYFCETCQSKQNATRKIRLLSLPCTLNLQLMRFVFDRQTGHKKKLNTYIGFSELLDMEPFMEQKNGVYVYELSAVLIHRGVSAYSGHYIAHVKDPQTGEWYKFNDEDIEKMEGKKLQLGIEEDLAEPSKSQTRKPKCGKGTHCSRNAYMLVYRLQTREKSLTVEVPAFLQELVERDNCKFEEWCNEMAEMRKQSVARGKIKHEEVKELYQRLPAEAGSPYDFISLEWLQKWLDESTPPKPIDNTACLCSHGKLHPDKICIMKRISEYVADFFYRRYGGGPRLNVKALCKDCVVERCRILRLKNQLNEDYKTVTNLLKITVKGSDGFWVGKASLRSWRQLALEQLNEQDEDAEHSNGKLNGNTPNKDEANEEKREEEEELNFNEDIVCPHGDLCISENERRVVSKEAWKKLKQYFPKAPEFPNNKECCSQCKILEREGEENEALHKMMASEQKTSLQNLFHDKCRPCLGSWPQETDELYIVSQFFVEEWRKFVRRPMRCSPVSSLGNSALLCPHGGLMFTYASMTKEDSKLIALIWPSEWERIQKLFVVDHVIKITRTQAAGDPESVLYSSEPQLCPECREGLLCQQQRDLREYTQATIYIHKVVDNKKVMKDAAPELNVSSSEAEEEREENKPEGEQDPDFNQSNGGAKRQKLSHQSYISYQKQGIRRSTRHRKVRGEKALLVSANQTLKELKIQIMHAFSVAPFDQNLSIDGKILSDDTATLGSLGIIPESVILLKADEPIADYAAMDDVMQVCMPEEGFKAL; translated from the exons ATGGCGCCGCGGCTGCAGTTGGAGAAGGCGGCCTGGCGCTGGACCGAGACGGTGCCGCCCGAGGCCGTGACGCAGGAGCACATCGAGGCGGCCTACCGTGTCGGGCTGGAGCCCTGCCAGCGCGGCGCCTGCCG GAGGAACTGCCGGGGGAACCCCAACTGCCTGGTGGGCATCGGGGAGCACGTCTGGCTGGGCGAGATCGACGAGAACAGCTTCCACAACATTGATGATCCCAACTGTGAGCGCCGCAAGAAG AACGCATTTGTGGGCTTAACGAACCTCGGCGCCACGTGCTACGTGAACACTTTCTTGCAGATGTGGTTTCTTAATCTAGAGCTCCGGCAAGCCCTCTATTTATGTTCCAGCAGCGAGCATGCGGCCAGGGAGAGCATCCCCAAAGACAAAG actaTGAGCCTCAGACCATTTGTGAGCATCTCCAGTACTTGTTTGccttgctgcagaacagcaaaaggCGATACATCGATCCCTCTGGGTTTGTCAAAGCGCTGGGCTTGGATACAGGCCAGCAGCAG GATGCCCAGGAGTTTTCCAAGCTGTTCATGTCACTGCTGGAAGATACTTtatccaaacaaaaaaatccagatgTTCGAAACATCGTTCAGAAGCAGTTCTGTGGGGAGTACGCCTATGTCACAGT TTGCAACCAGTGCGGTAGGGAGTCCAAACTCGTGTCTAAGTTTTATGAGCTGGAGTTAAATATCCAAGGGCACAAGCAGCTGACAGACTGCATAACAGAGTTTCTCAAG gaagaaaaattagaagGGGACAATCGTTATTTTTGCGAAACTTGTCAGAGTAAGCAGAATGCCACAAGGAAGATCAGGCTGCTAAGTCTTCCATGCACACTCAACTTGCAGCTGATGCGTTTCGTGTTTGACAG ACAAACCGGCCATAAGAAAAAGCTGAACACCTACATTGGCTTCTCCGAGCTGCTTGACATGGAACCTTTTATGGAACAAAAAA atgGTGTCTATGTGTATGAACTGAGTGCTGTGCTCATACACCGAGGTGTGAGCGCATACTCGGGGCACTACATTGCCCACGTGAAGGACCCACAGACAGGAGAGTGGTACAAATTCAATGATGAAGACATTGAGAAGATGGAGgggaagaaactgcagctgGGGATTGAGGAAGATCTAG CGGAGCCTTCAAAATCTCAGACCCGTAAACCTAAATGTGGGAAAGGGACTCACTGCTCACGCAACGCCTACATGCTGGTGTACAGGCTGCAGACCCGGGAGAAGTCACTGACAGTGGAAGTACCAG ctttcctgcaggagctggtggAGCGCGATAACTGCAAGTTTGAGGAGTGGTGCAATGAAATGGCCGAGATGCGCAAACAGAGCGTGGCCAGGGGCAAAATCAAGCACGAAGAGGTGAAGGAGCTCTACCAAAGGTTACCTGCTGAAGCTG gTTCCCCGTACGACTTCATCTCTCTTGAATGGTTGCAGAAGTGGCTGGATGAGTCCACCCCTCCCAAACCCATAGACAACACAGCCTGCCTGTGCTCGCACGGGAAGCTGCATCCAGACAAGATATGCATAATGAAGAGGATATCGGAGTACGTGGCTGACTTCTTCTACAGGAGATACGGCGGGGGACCCAGGCTGAACG TCAAAGCACTTTGCAAGGACTGTGTGGTAGAAAGATGTCGAATCCTGCGTCTGAAAAACCAGCTAAACGAAGACTACAAAACCGTAACCAACTTGCTGAAGATAACAGTCAAGGG GAGTGATGggttttgggttggaaaggcGTCCTTGCGGAGCTGGCGTCAGTTGGCTCTGGAGCAATTAAATGAGCAAGACGAAGACGCAGAGCACAGCAATGGGAAACTGAATGGAAACACACCAAACAAAG atgaAGCGAACgaggagaagagagaggaggaagaagagttAAATTTTAATGAGGACATTGTTTGCCCACATG GTGACCTGTGCATATCCGAGAACGAGAGGAGGGTGGTGTCAAAGGAAGCCTGGAAGAAGCTCAAGCAGTATTTCCCAAAGGCCCCCGAGTTCCCAAATAACAAGGAGTGCTGTTCCCAATGCAAG ATTTTGGAGCGCGAAGGAGAAGAAAACGAAGCTCTGCACAAGATGATGGCCAGTGAGCAGAAGACGTCCCTACAGAACTTGTTCCATGACAAATGCCGGCCTTGCCTGGGCAGCTGGCCACAG GAGACAGATGAGCTGTATATCGTCTCACAGTTCTTTGTAGAAGAGTGGAGGAAATTTGTCAG GAGGCCGATGCGGTGCAGCCCCGTTTCCTCCCTGGGGAACAGcgctctgctctgcccccacGGGGGCCTCATGTTCACCTATGCTTCCATGACCAAAGAAGACTCCAAGCT TATAGCTCTAATATGGCCCAGCGAGTGGGAGAGGATTCAGAAACTCTTTGTGGTGGATCACGTCATCAAAATCACCCGCACGCAAGCTGCTGGGGATCCGGAGAGTGTGCTGTACAGCTCCGAGCCCC AACTCTGTCCAGAGTGCAGAGAAGGGCTGTTATGCCAACAGCAGCGGGACTTGCGTGAGTACACCCAAGCAACCATCTACATCCATAAAGTGGTGGATAATAAAAAG GTAATGAAGGACGCTGCTCCAGAGCTGAACGTGAGCAGCTCAgaagctgaagaggaaagggaggaaaacaagCCAGAGGGGGAGCAAGACCCAGATTTTAACCAG AGCAATGGTGGTGCGAAACGCCAGAAGCTTTCACACCAGAGCTACATCTCCTACCAGAAGCAAGGCATCCGGCGGAGCACCCGGCACCGGAAGGTCAGAGGAGAGAAAGCACTGCTTGTTTCTGCTAACCAGACATTGAAAGAGCTGAAAATACAG ATCATGCATGCATTTTCAGTTGCTCCCTTCGACCAGAACTTGTCCATTGATGGGAAGATCCTGAGTGACGACACGGCGACGCTCGGCAGCCTGGGCATCATCCCTGAGTCTGTCATCCTGCTCAAG gcTGATGAGCCAATTGCAGATTATGCAGCGATGGACGACGTGATGCAAG
- the USP48 gene encoding ubiquitin carboxyl-terminal hydrolase 48 isoform X3, with protein sequence MAPRLQLEKAAWRWTETVPPEAVTQEHIEAAYRVGLEPCQRGACRRNCRGNPNCLVGIGEHVWLGEIDENSFHNIDDPNCERRKKNAFVGLTNLGATCYVNTFLQMWFLNLELRQALYLCSSSEHAARESIPKDKDYEPQTICEHLQYLFALLQNSKRRYIDPSGFVKALGLDTGQQQDAQEFSKLFMSLLEDTLSKQKNPDVRNIVQKQFCGEYAYVTVCNQCGRESKLVSKFYELELNIQGHKQLTDCITEFLKEEKLEGDNRYFCETCQSKQNATRKIRLLSLPCTLNLQLMRFVFDRQTGHKKKLNTYIGFSELLDMEPFMEQKNGVYVYELSAVLIHRGVSAYSGHYIAHVKDPQTGEWYKFNDEDIEKMEGKKLQLGIEEDLAEPSKSQTRKPKCGKGTHCSRNAYMLVYRLQTREKSLTVEVPAFLQELVERDNCKFEEWCNEMAEMRKQSVARGKIKHEEVKELYQRLPAEAGSPYDFISLEWLQKWLDESTPPKPIDNTACLCSHGKLHPDKICIMKRISEYVADFFYRRYGGGPRLNVKALCKDCVVERCRILRLKNQLNEDYKTVTNLLKITVKGSDGFWVGKASLRSWRQLALEQLNEQDEDAEHSNGKLNGNTPNKDEANEEKREEEEELNFNEDIVCPHGDLCISENERRVVSKEAWKKLKQYFPKAPEFPNNKECCSQCKILEREGEENEALHKMMASEQKTSLQNLFHDKCRPCLGSWPQETDELYIVSQFFVEEWRKFVRRPMRCSPVSSLGNSALLCPHGGLMFTYASMTKEDSKLIALIWPSEWERIQKLFVVDHVIKITRTQAAGDPESVLYSSEPQLCPECREGLLCQQQRDLREYTQATIYIHKVVDNKKVMKDAAPELNVSSSEAEEEREENKPEGEQDPDFNQSNGGAKRQKLSHQSYISYQKQGIRRSTRHRKVRGEKALLVSANQTLKELKIQNLSIDGKILSDDTATLGSLGIIPESVILLKADEPIADYAAMDDVMQVCMPEEGFKGTGLLGH encoded by the exons ATGGCGCCGCGGCTGCAGTTGGAGAAGGCGGCCTGGCGCTGGACCGAGACGGTGCCGCCCGAGGCCGTGACGCAGGAGCACATCGAGGCGGCCTACCGTGTCGGGCTGGAGCCCTGCCAGCGCGGCGCCTGCCG GAGGAACTGCCGGGGGAACCCCAACTGCCTGGTGGGCATCGGGGAGCACGTCTGGCTGGGCGAGATCGACGAGAACAGCTTCCACAACATTGATGATCCCAACTGTGAGCGCCGCAAGAAG AACGCATTTGTGGGCTTAACGAACCTCGGCGCCACGTGCTACGTGAACACTTTCTTGCAGATGTGGTTTCTTAATCTAGAGCTCCGGCAAGCCCTCTATTTATGTTCCAGCAGCGAGCATGCGGCCAGGGAGAGCATCCCCAAAGACAAAG actaTGAGCCTCAGACCATTTGTGAGCATCTCCAGTACTTGTTTGccttgctgcagaacagcaaaaggCGATACATCGATCCCTCTGGGTTTGTCAAAGCGCTGGGCTTGGATACAGGCCAGCAGCAG GATGCCCAGGAGTTTTCCAAGCTGTTCATGTCACTGCTGGAAGATACTTtatccaaacaaaaaaatccagatgTTCGAAACATCGTTCAGAAGCAGTTCTGTGGGGAGTACGCCTATGTCACAGT TTGCAACCAGTGCGGTAGGGAGTCCAAACTCGTGTCTAAGTTTTATGAGCTGGAGTTAAATATCCAAGGGCACAAGCAGCTGACAGACTGCATAACAGAGTTTCTCAAG gaagaaaaattagaagGGGACAATCGTTATTTTTGCGAAACTTGTCAGAGTAAGCAGAATGCCACAAGGAAGATCAGGCTGCTAAGTCTTCCATGCACACTCAACTTGCAGCTGATGCGTTTCGTGTTTGACAG ACAAACCGGCCATAAGAAAAAGCTGAACACCTACATTGGCTTCTCCGAGCTGCTTGACATGGAACCTTTTATGGAACAAAAAA atgGTGTCTATGTGTATGAACTGAGTGCTGTGCTCATACACCGAGGTGTGAGCGCATACTCGGGGCACTACATTGCCCACGTGAAGGACCCACAGACAGGAGAGTGGTACAAATTCAATGATGAAGACATTGAGAAGATGGAGgggaagaaactgcagctgGGGATTGAGGAAGATCTAG CGGAGCCTTCAAAATCTCAGACCCGTAAACCTAAATGTGGGAAAGGGACTCACTGCTCACGCAACGCCTACATGCTGGTGTACAGGCTGCAGACCCGGGAGAAGTCACTGACAGTGGAAGTACCAG ctttcctgcaggagctggtggAGCGCGATAACTGCAAGTTTGAGGAGTGGTGCAATGAAATGGCCGAGATGCGCAAACAGAGCGTGGCCAGGGGCAAAATCAAGCACGAAGAGGTGAAGGAGCTCTACCAAAGGTTACCTGCTGAAGCTG gTTCCCCGTACGACTTCATCTCTCTTGAATGGTTGCAGAAGTGGCTGGATGAGTCCACCCCTCCCAAACCCATAGACAACACAGCCTGCCTGTGCTCGCACGGGAAGCTGCATCCAGACAAGATATGCATAATGAAGAGGATATCGGAGTACGTGGCTGACTTCTTCTACAGGAGATACGGCGGGGGACCCAGGCTGAACG TCAAAGCACTTTGCAAGGACTGTGTGGTAGAAAGATGTCGAATCCTGCGTCTGAAAAACCAGCTAAACGAAGACTACAAAACCGTAACCAACTTGCTGAAGATAACAGTCAAGGG GAGTGATGggttttgggttggaaaggcGTCCTTGCGGAGCTGGCGTCAGTTGGCTCTGGAGCAATTAAATGAGCAAGACGAAGACGCAGAGCACAGCAATGGGAAACTGAATGGAAACACACCAAACAAAG atgaAGCGAACgaggagaagagagaggaggaagaagagttAAATTTTAATGAGGACATTGTTTGCCCACATG GTGACCTGTGCATATCCGAGAACGAGAGGAGGGTGGTGTCAAAGGAAGCCTGGAAGAAGCTCAAGCAGTATTTCCCAAAGGCCCCCGAGTTCCCAAATAACAAGGAGTGCTGTTCCCAATGCAAG ATTTTGGAGCGCGAAGGAGAAGAAAACGAAGCTCTGCACAAGATGATGGCCAGTGAGCAGAAGACGTCCCTACAGAACTTGTTCCATGACAAATGCCGGCCTTGCCTGGGCAGCTGGCCACAG GAGACAGATGAGCTGTATATCGTCTCACAGTTCTTTGTAGAAGAGTGGAGGAAATTTGTCAG GAGGCCGATGCGGTGCAGCCCCGTTTCCTCCCTGGGGAACAGcgctctgctctgcccccacGGGGGCCTCATGTTCACCTATGCTTCCATGACCAAAGAAGACTCCAAGCT TATAGCTCTAATATGGCCCAGCGAGTGGGAGAGGATTCAGAAACTCTTTGTGGTGGATCACGTCATCAAAATCACCCGCACGCAAGCTGCTGGGGATCCGGAGAGTGTGCTGTACAGCTCCGAGCCCC AACTCTGTCCAGAGTGCAGAGAAGGGCTGTTATGCCAACAGCAGCGGGACTTGCGTGAGTACACCCAAGCAACCATCTACATCCATAAAGTGGTGGATAATAAAAAG GTAATGAAGGACGCTGCTCCAGAGCTGAACGTGAGCAGCTCAgaagctgaagaggaaagggaggaaaacaagCCAGAGGGGGAGCAAGACCCAGATTTTAACCAG AGCAATGGTGGTGCGAAACGCCAGAAGCTTTCACACCAGAGCTACATCTCCTACCAGAAGCAAGGCATCCGGCGGAGCACCCGGCACCGGAAGGTCAGAGGAGAGAAAGCACTGCTTGTTTCTGCTAACCAGACATTGAAAGAGCTGAAAATACAG AACTTGTCCATTGATGGGAAGATCCTGAGTGACGACACGGCGACGCTCGGCAGCCTGGGCATCATCCCTGAGTCTGTCATCCTGCTCAAG gcTGATGAGCCAATTGCAGATTATGCAGCGATGGACGACGTGATGCAAG